The Candidatus Rokuibacteriota bacterium genome segment GCGCCAGGGCTTCGCCCATCCCGTCCCCGAGGTGGTGAAGACCTACCCGGCCGACATCGTCACGCCCCCCTGCCGGAAGTCGTCCTACAGCTAGGCGCCCGGCGCCGCGGCGGGGAGGGGCAGCCCTTCCCGCCGCGGCTCTCTCGCGACGATCCGATGAGCCTGACCGCCTTCCTCGTGACACAGGGTCTCAACGCGCTGGCCCTGTCCGCGCTCCTGTTCTTCATCTCCATCGGGCTCACGCTGATCTTCGGCATCATGCGCATCATCAACTTCGCCCACGGGGCGCTCTACATGCTGGGGGCGTACGTGGGCGTCTCGGTCGCCCTCTGGACGGGCCGGTACTGGCTGGCGCTCGCGCTGGCGCCGATCCTCGTGGCGGCGCTGGGGCTCGGCGTCGAGGCGCTCGTCCTCCGGCCCCTCTACCGGCGCGAGCACGGCGCCTTCCTCCTGGTGACGTTCGGCGTCGCTCTGGTGGTCGCGGAGGGGATCCGCCTCGGCTGGGGGCCCACGGCCCGACGGTTCGCGCTGCCGTCCGGCCTGGCCGGGTCGGTGACCCTCCTCGGCGAGGCGTTTCCCGTCTACCGGATCTTCCTCGCCTGCTTCGGGGTGGCGGTGGCCGTCGCGCTGTGGCAGTTCCTCGAGCGGACGCGGCTCGGGCTGGTCATCCGCGCCACCGCCCAGAACGCCGAGATGGTGCATGCCCTCGGGGTGGACGTCCGCTGGGTCCGCTCGGGGGTCTTCGCGCTCGGCTGCGGGCTGGCCGCGCTCGGCGGCGTCCTGGCCGTCCCGCTGGTCACCGCCTACCTCGGCCTGGGGGCGGGGGTGGTCGTGGATGCCTTCGTCATCGTGATCATCGGGGGCATGGGCAGCTTCGTGGGGTCGGTGATCGGCAGCCTCCTGGTCGGCTTCGTCCAGACCTTCGGGAACTTCTATCTCCCCGACCTGGCCCTGGCCGCGATGTACCTCGCGATGATCGCCGTGCTGGTCCTGCGCCCGCGCGGCCTCTTCGGGCAGGACGAGTAGTGCCGGCCCAATTCACTTCGCCATCGCTCGCTCACGCTCGCGCGACTCCCATCTCCGCTCGCCTGGCCTCCGGCTTCGGCTCGCCCAGCCATGTTCTCGGTCGGCGCGGGCACTCAACGTACACCTGCGTACGCCTCGCGCCCGCCGCTTCCGCTCGTCTCCCCAGGTCCGCTCGCCTCGCCTCCCGGCTGCGGCTCGCACAGCATTCCTCCGGCCTCGTCTGGCTCGTGACTTGGCCCGGCACGGTGCAGTAGCCGTGGGCTGGGCGGGCGCGGTCGTCATCGCAGGCCTCGCCGCGGCCCCCGCGGTACTGCCAGGGTTCCTGGTCACCTCGCTGACCGAGGTCCTGATCCTCGGCCTCTTCGCCATGAGCCTGGATCTCCTCGTGGGCTACACCGGCCTCGACTCCTTCGGGCACGCCGCCGTCTACGGGCTCGGGGCGTACACGGCCTCGCTCCTGCTCCTCAGGGCCGAGGTCTCGCTGCCCACGGCGGTGCTCGGCGGGGCGCTGCTGACGGCCGTGCTCGCCCTGCCCATGGGCTGGCTCTGCACCCGCACGACCGGCGTCTCCTTCGCCATGCTGACCCTGGCCTTCGCCCAGCTGCTCTACGCCGTGGCCTACAAGTGGCAGAGCG includes the following:
- a CDS encoding branched-chain amino acid ABC transporter permease; translation: MSLTAFLVTQGLNALALSALLFFISIGLTLIFGIMRIINFAHGALYMLGAYVGVSVALWTGRYWLALALAPILVAALGLGVEALVLRPLYRREHGAFLLVTFGVALVVAEGIRLGWGPTARRFALPSGLAGSVTLLGEAFPVYRIFLACFGVAVAVALWQFLERTRLGLVIRATAQNAEMVHALGVDVRWVRSGVFALGCGLAALGGVLAVPLVTAYLGLGAGVVVDAFVIVIIGGMGSFVGSVIGSLLVGFVQTFGNFYLPDLALAAMYLAMIAVLVLRPRGLFGQDE